In Marinibacterium anthonyi, the DNA window CGGAACAGGCCCGCCCCGATGGTCCCGCCCAGGATCTGGCTGGACAGGAAGATGATGATGAAGCTCAGCAGGTAGGTCGGCCCCTTCTGCAGCGCGGTCAGCAGGCCGTTGGCCATGGCAGAGGGCAGGAACATCATCGACGCGAAGGCGATCAGGCTCTGGCTGAGGAACATGTCGCGCGGCGAGACGGTCATGTTGGAATGGGCATCCATGCCGGCGCCCGCCGCGATCAGCAGCAGCGCCCCGATATGAATCATCGGGACCCGGTCCGGGCGCAGCACCAGCGCGCAGGCGGCCCCGCCGGCGAAGGTACCCAGCGTGATCCACCAGAACAGCGGCGCCATCTGATCCTGCGAGAACCCCAGCGTCTGGAACAGCCCCGGCGCACCGGCGGATTGTTCCGCCAGGATGAAGCGGAAGATCAGCAGCGCGGCGGTCAGGTGCAGCATCGCCGGAGAGAGCAGCCAGCGCACGTCGATCAGCGGCTCCTTGCGCTGCAGTTCGATGACCAGGGCCACCACCAACGCCACCAGGCTGCCCGCCATCAGCTGGCCGACCCAGGGCGTCTGCAGCCACCAATAGGTGGCGCCGGTGGTGAAACAGGCCACGAACCCGCTGAACGAGGCCGCGATCAGCGCAAAGCTCGTCAGGTCCATGCCCTTGATCACCTTCATGGTCGGCCCGCTGACCAGCGGCAGGCGATAGACCAGGAACAGGCAGACCATCGACATGCCCAGCTTCAGCATCAGCACGTTGGTCCAGCTGCCGTCGAACATGATCAGCGGGTTGATCGCCCGCGCCAGCGGCGTGCCCAGCGAAATGAAGGTCAGCGCCATGGGCAGGCCCACGGTCAGCTTCTTCTCGGGCGGCAGCGGTTCCAGCATGTAAAGGAAGGCCAGCGTCGACAGCGGCGCGGCCGAGATCCCCGACAGCAGTTCCGTCGCCAGGGCCGACCGCAGGTCGCCCGCCAGCAGGCTGATCAGCGCCACGATGGCGTAGATGACGATCGAAATCTCGGCAAAGCGGCGCAGGCCGAACTGCATGCGGATCTTGATCAGCATCAGCGGCATCACCGCCCGGGGCGCCATGAAGACCACCATCAGCCACATGGTTTCGGTCTGGGTCGCGCCCAGTTCGCCGCCAAGCGTCTGCGTGTTCGCCGACAGGAACCCCTGCCCCAGCGACTGCGACAGGGCGATGAAGGCAGAGGCAAAGATGTAAGCCGCCGCTAAAAGCGGCGGTTTGGGGACGAAATCGGGACGAGGAGGTTGCGCGGGTTGGTCCGACATCAGTCCTCCATCCTGTCAAGGTTCTGTTGAATGCGCTGCAAGGTCTTGAGCGCCTGGGCCAGTTCGTCGGCCGGGATGCCCTGGTAGGCCTCGCGGCGCAGGTCTTCGGTGAAACCGATGATCTTCTCGGCCTGATCATGGGCGCGGTCGGTCAGGAACAGCCGCCGGACCCGCTTGTCCTGCGGATCGCTGCGCCGTTCGATCAGGCCCGCTTCCTCAAGCTGATCCAGGGTGCGGTTCATCGACGGCGTGCGGATGTCCAGAAGATCGGCCAGTTCCGCCTGGCTGAGCCCCGGTTCGCGCGACACATGGCTGATCGCCAGCGCCCGCGCATAGGTCATGTCCATCGCCGCGGCGCGCGCGTTGAAGCGTTTGCGGATCCCGCGCACCAGTCCGAAGACTTCGGTCAGAAAGGCCTTGTAAACCGGATCCATCGCTCCACCGCATCTCGTTACTTCGCTAATCGTTAGCTAAGTAACAAGTCTGAGCCCACGGTCAAGATGCCAAGCCCTGCAATGGCTGCAATGCCGCCAACCCAATTGCCCCGACGTCGCGCACGCCGGGAAGACCGGGGGCACCCCGGCGGTGTAGCGTGGCATTGTGCGTGGCGTCTACGCGCCGGTCAGACCGTGGTTACGATCATATGAACTGACCTGCGGCGGCTGCCAGGCCTCGGGCAGACGGGCGGGTTGGAACACCTCGACCAGCAGCGGGAAACAGGCCGCCACGTCCGAGGAATGGCTGGCCGAACAATCCCCGCCAGGGCAGGCCGACATGCAGCCCAGCAGATCTATTTCGGCAAAGAATTCAAGGTAATCGCCTGGGCGCACAGGGCTGGCCTTCATAAAGTACTGGCCCGTGTCGCGGGTGAACCCGGTGCACATGAAGACGTTCAGCACATCGTGCACATGGGCTTCCGCCTCGGTCGGCGGCAGGCCGGTGGCCCGTGCCAGCGCCCGGGTCAGGTTGGAATGGCAGCAATGATGGTACTGGCCGCCATCGCTGAGCAGCGCATGGGTATAGGGGTCGCAGCGGGTGCCGATCACGTCGTGGACGGCGCCGCCAAAGGCGTCGAACCCGTACCAGTCCAGCGTGTCATGGGTGATCGTCGCCATCGGGCGCAGGAACGGGAAACAGGAATACAGCTGGTCGCCCAGCCCCACATGCGTGCCGGACAGCGCCCGTGTCTTGCCGGTATACAGCCGTTCGGCCAGGTCATGCGCGTTGAAAAGGTTCAAATCGCCCACCTGCGGACCTTCGACGCTTTGGATCCGGCAGAAATGCCCCGCCGGCACCGTCCAGGTCGCGGCGTCGCGCGGCGGCACCGTCACCGTCTTGACCAGCGTCATGGCTTCGCGCACCGCGCGATAGGCGTCCAGGTCCGGCCGGGGCAGCCCGTCGACGGGATAGCAGATCACGGGTTCCACGGCGCGTCGGGCCTCGGCGTCCTGCGGTGCCGGGGTGATCGGATCGGGTTTCATGGCTGTCTCCTGGCGCGCTGCGGTCCTTCGTTTGTCACGTCATCCGGCGACGCTGACAAGGGACACCGTGCCCGGCGAACCGGTCATCCGGGACAGGTAGCCGTAGAAATCCTTGATCGTGCCTTCCAGGTCCGCCGGCGCCAGAGGCCCCGACGGCGCATGGCGCGAACATAGCGCGACCTGCATCCGCTCCAGCTTCTCGCGGTCCTCGCGGTTGACCTCGTGCCACAAGGCAATGCGCGCCTTCAGCTCGTCCTGGGTCAGTTCCTCGTCATGGGTGGACAACGTCCAGCGCACGCGGATCCGGTCCACCGCCAGCGGCTGGATGGAAAACGACACCAGCAGCGTGGCCGCCTGGCTGGCCACCTGGGTCGGGAACAGGTTGAACAGGGTGGACCGTCGCCGCTCGTCCTCGGTCAGGTCGGGCGCGCCCATGCCACGGGTTTCGGCCGTGGTCGGGTAATTGGCGCAGTAGGAGGTGAAGCTGTCATCGGCCATCGCCTTCCGCGACAGCCCGGTGGGCGTGTAGGGATGCAGCGTCTCGGGGTGGACGACCGACAGGTGATAGGCCTCCATGAAGTTCTCGACGAGGCATTTCCAGTTGGTCTGCCACTCCTCCTCGAAGGTCTCGACGTGGCGCATCGTGTCGGTGCCGTAATGGCCCAGCAACGCCTGCAACCGGTCCAGCCGGGGGGCCAGCGGATGGGCCTGATCGTCGAGGTTGACGTAGATGAAGCCGTTCCAGATCTCGGACCGGAACCCGTGCAGACGGCAGCTGCCCGGGGTCACGCCCCGGTCCCGCATCCTTGGCGCATTGGCAAGCATGCCGTTCAGCTCGTAGCTCCAGGCGTGGTAGGAACAGACGAACCGCCGCGTCGCCCCCCGGCCTTCGGCCAAGGGCATGCCGCGATGGCGGCAGAGGTTCGACAGCACCCGGATGGCGCCTTCCCCGTCGCGCACCACCAACAGCGGCTCGTCGAAAAGCTGCGTGGTGAAATAATCGCCCGGTTTCGGCAGTTCGTCCGCCCGGCCCAGGCAATGCCATTCCCGCGACAGGAAGGTATCGACCTCGTGGCGAAAGAAATCAGGATCGGTGTAGAAGGCCCCGGGCAGGCACTGCCCCTCGGCATCGGGCAGCGCGGCCAGCTCGTGCAGCAGCGCATTCATCCGCGCGATCTTGTCCATGCCCTTACTCCGCCGCAAAGCGCCGTTCGAACCCGGCGGTCCGGTCGGCGATGTAGTGCATGAAATCGTAGAGCGGTCGTTCCAGGTAGGACAGGTGCCCCGCCTGCGCGGTCGGCGCGTTCAGCCCCCGGAACACCTTCTCGGTGCAGCCCCGGTCCTCGTCGTTGACCTCGTCCAGCAGCGTCTTCAGCGTGTCGATGTAGTCCTGCGCCTTGGGATCGGCCATGAATTCCGGCGCCAGCCCCCCGGCGAACAGCAGTTCCACCTGGCCCGGCCCCTTGGGATGCAGCGACAGGTACCAGAAATAGCCCGGCGTCAGCGTGATCAGGTGACTGGGGTAGATCGAGATCAGCGCGGTGGTCTTGCGCCAGTGCCCGTCCAGCCGGGTGTTGTCGGGATGCGCGTTGCCGATCGCCAGCGCGGCATCCTTGGTGATCCAGTGATAGTTGAACGTGTCGGACCCGGCCGGGCATTCCATTTCCTCCAGCCGAGAAAACCCGCCCACCGTCTTGGCGTGGCAGACCGGCAGGTGGTAGCTTTCCATGAAATTCTCGGCCAGCACCTTCCAGTTGGTGTCCCACAGGTGGGTCTCGCGGAAGCACTGGACGTAGTGTTCCACCTGGTATTGCGAAATCAGCTTCGCCAGCGGGGCCAGGTCCTGGGCCACCGACGGGCGGTCCTTGTCCAGCGTGATATAGATGAACCCCTGCCATTCCTCGCAGCGCACTTGCGGCAGCTTGTAGTCGGATTTGCAGAAGCCCGTCGTTTCGGCCATGAAGGGCGCGCCGCGCAACCGGCCGTCCAGACCATAGGTCCAGGCGTGGTAGGGGCAGACGATGGTGCGGGTGTTGCCGGTGCCGTCCAGCATGGTCGACATCCGGTGCAGGCAGACGTTGGAAAACGCCCGGATCCCGCCGTCGTTGTCGCGCAGCACGATCACCGGCTGGCCGGCCAGGTCGTAGGTCAGGTAATCGCCGGCCTTCGCAATCTCGCCCGCGCGGCCGACGCAGACCCAGTCGCGCGCAAAGATGCTGGTCAGTTCCAGGTCCAGGAAGTCCTCGCTGATATAGACCGGTGGCGGCATCGCCACCGCGTCCTGGAACGGACGCCGCGCGGCAGTCAAAAGCTCGGTGACCA includes these proteins:
- a CDS encoding drug resistance MFS transporter gives rise to the protein MSDQPAQPPRPDFVPKPPLLAAAYIFASAFIALSQSLGQGFLSANTQTLGGELGATQTETMWLMVVFMAPRAVMPLMLIKIRMQFGLRRFAEISIVIYAIVALISLLAGDLRSALATELLSGISAAPLSTLAFLYMLEPLPPEKKLTVGLPMALTFISLGTPLARAINPLIMFDGSWTNVLMLKLGMSMVCLFLVYRLPLVSGPTMKVIKGMDLTSFALIAASFSGFVACFTTGATYWWLQTPWVGQLMAGSLVALVVALVIELQRKEPLIDVRWLLSPAMLHLTAALLIFRFILAEQSAGAPGLFQTLGFSQDQMAPLFWWITLGTFAGGAACALVLRPDRVPMIHIGALLLIAAGAGMDAHSNMTVSPRDMFLSQSLIAFASMMFLPSAMANGLLTALQKGPTYLLSFIIIFLSSQILGGTIGAGLFRTFTAARTTAHTEWIKEQLATGDPLVSARIAQYMSQLSGSLVDTVQLKTQAVVQLSTVVTRQATVAAYNDVYTAICFIALAALAMLLGHLLLNTLRAWMADPAPAAQ
- the slyA_3 gene encoding Transcriptional regulator SlyA, with protein sequence MDPVYKAFLTEVFGLVRGIRKRFNARAAAMDMTYARALAISHVSREPGLSQAELADLLDIRTPSMNRTLDQLEEAGLIERRSDPQDKRVRRLFLTDRAHDQAEKIIGFTEDLRREAYQGIPADELAQALKTLQRIQQNLDRMED
- a CDS encoding urea carboxylase-associated protein 1 produces the protein MKPDPITPAPQDAEARRAVEPVICYPVDGLPRPDLDAYRAVREAMTLVKTVTVPPRDAATWTVPAGHFCRIQSVEGPQVGDLNLFNAHDLAERLYTGKTRALSGTHVGLGDQLYSCFPFLRPMATITHDTLDWYGFDAFGGAVHDVIGTRCDPYTHALLSDGGQYHHCCHSNLTRALARATGLPPTEAEAHVHDVLNVFMCTGFTRDTGQYFMKASPVRPGDYLEFFAEIDLLGCMSACPGGDCSASHSSDVAACFPLLVEVFQPARLPEAWQPPQVSSYDRNHGLTGA
- the bedC1_1 gene encoding Benzene 1,2-dioxygenase subunit alpha, which gives rise to MDKIARMNALLHELAALPDAEGQCLPGAFYTDPDFFRHEVDTFLSREWHCLGRADELPKPGDYFTTQLFDEPLLVVRDGEGAIRVLSNLCRHRGMPLAEGRGATRRFVCSYHAWSYELNGMLANAPRMRDRGVTPGSCRLHGFRSEIWNGFIYVNLDDQAHPLAPRLDRLQALLGHYGTDTMRHVETFEEEWQTNWKCLVENFMEAYHLSVVHPETLHPYTPTGLSRKAMADDSFTSYCANYPTTAETRGMGAPDLTEDERRRSTLFNLFPTQVASQAATLLVSFSIQPLAVDRIRVRWTLSTHDEELTQDELKARIALWHEVNREDREKLERMQVALCSRHAPSGPLAPADLEGTIKDFYGYLSRMTGSPGTVSLVSVAG
- the hcaE gene encoding 3-phenylpropionate/cinnamic acid dioxygenase subunit alpha, whose amino-acid sequence is MQTNVVTELLTAARRPFQDAVAMPPPVYISEDFLDLELTSIFARDWVCVGRAGEIAKAGDYLTYDLAGQPVIVLRDNDGGIRAFSNVCLHRMSTMLDGTGNTRTIVCPYHAWTYGLDGRLRGAPFMAETTGFCKSDYKLPQVRCEEWQGFIYITLDKDRPSVAQDLAPLAKLISQYQVEHYVQCFRETHLWDTNWKVLAENFMESYHLPVCHAKTVGGFSRLEEMECPAGSDTFNYHWITKDAALAIGNAHPDNTRLDGHWRKTTALISIYPSHLITLTPGYFWYLSLHPKGPGQVELLFAGGLAPEFMADPKAQDYIDTLKTLLDEVNDEDRGCTEKVFRGLNAPTAQAGHLSYLERPLYDFMHYIADRTAGFERRFAAE